The Methanosarcina acetivorans C2A genome includes the window AAAGTAGCCAGGCCAAAAAGAGAAATATTGAGCTTGAATGTGATTTTCAACGGCAAATTTATCTAACTTTTATAGATGTTCTTTCGATATTTAGGAGATGGATTTAAGTTACCCACTCGAAAAAGCGAAGAACCCTATTTTATTCTATCTTTTTCGTTCCCGGATCTTTTTAATCTTTATTATTCCTAAGTCCTGTTTTTTTAACTCCATTCATCTAAAAAAAAGCAGCAGAAGTTTTATTATATACTTTCTGGCTCTATATCCCTTTATATGGCTGATGAGAAGCGGACATGGAGGATCGTTCCGGATACCAGCGTGATAATTGACGGGAGGCTCTCGTCTCGTGTCAGAAGTGGTGAGTTCAGGGGCGTTGAGGTTGTTGTTCCCGAAGCTGTGGTATCGGAGCTTGAAGCCCAGGCAAACAGGGGCAGAGAAATAGGTTTCAAAGGGCTTGAAGAGCTTTCGGAACTTCGGAAATTCTCAGACAGAGGGGAGATTCATCTTCAGTTCAGCGGAGTTCAGCCCACTCTTGAGGAAATTAAGCTTTCTAAGGAGGGAAGGGTGGATGCTCTTATTCGGCGTACGGCTCTTGAGGTAGGGGGACTGTTTGTTAGTGAAGACCGCGTACAGTCTACGATCGCCAGGGCAAAAGGCCTTGAAGTTGAGTACATACCTCCTAAAGTTATGGACCCGTCAGAGTTCGGTCCCCTCAAAGTTGATCATTTCTTCACTGATGATACGATGTCAGTACACCTTAAAAATGGGGTTTCCCCAATGGCCAAGAAAGGCCCTGTTGGAAACGTGCATTATGTACGGATTCGGGACGAACCTGTAAGTTCCCAGGAGCTTTCCAGCATCTCAAAAGAGCTTATCGAGAGAGCCAGGCTTGACCCCGAATCCTTCATTGAAATGTCTTCAAGCGGCGCTACGGTTCTGCAGATCCGAAACATGAGAGTTGCAATTGCCCATCCGCCTTTTTCCGACGATATGGAGATAACCGTCGTCAGACCCACGGTTGTAGTTGACCTCGAGCATTACCGCCTGAACGATAAGCTAAAAGAGCGTATGGTAAGTCAGCGTGGAATCCTTATCGCAGGCCCTCCCGGAGCCGGGAAGTCCACTTTTGCAGCCGGAGTTGCGCGATATCTGAATGATCACGGACAGGTAGTCAAGACAATGGAATCTCCAAGGGATCTGCAGGTGCCTCCCGAGATCACTCAATATTCCCCTCTCAACGGGAAGATGGAGGACACTGCTGATCTCCTGCTTCTGGTCAGGCCGGACTACACTATCTATGACGAAGTCCGGAAGACCGGGGATTTCCTTATCTTTGCGGACATGCGCCTCGCAGGGGTCGGGATGATCGGGGTCGTACATGCAACCCGGGCAGTGGATGCCATACAGCGCCTCATTGGCAGGGTTGAGCTGGGAGTTATCCCACAGGTCGTGGATACTGTAATTTTTATCGACAAAGGAGAGGTTGCCAAAGTCCTCGTGCTCGCTTTTACGGTTAAAGTCCCGCACGGGATGACCGAGCAGGATCTTGCAAGACCGGTAATTACCATTGCGGATTTCGAGACCGGCAAGGTTGACTATGAGATTTATACTTACGGAGAGCAGGTTGTGGTCATGCCAATCGGTTCTCCCAGGGAAAGCCGGAAACCTGCATGGAAGCTTGCTGAAGAAGAGATAAGGAATGTTATCGGCAGGTATGCAACAGGTCCCGTTGAAGTTGAAGTGACCTCCGACGATAGTGCTATTGTAAAGGTTTACCATGAGGATATGAGAAAGGTTATCGGTAAAGGTGGAAACGTCATCGATAGGATCGAAAATATTCTTGGGCTTCACATCGACGTCAGGGAGATCGAAGCTGAGGCTCCGGGAAGAGCAAAGGGCTCGAAACGTGGGGCTGGACTTAAAACTTTCCCGGGAAAGGCCAGGGAATCTGTGCCTGATAAAGGCATTTCCGTATCTCCGGTTCATCCGCTCATCGAAAGGACCAAGAAGCACCTTATTCTTGGGGTTCCAGAACTTGCAGGAAAGGACGTGGAGATTTTCATCGAAGACGAATACCTCTTCAGTGCAACTGTTAGCCGGCATGGGGATGTGAAGCTCAGGATGAACTCGGATCTGGCATCGGAGATTATGGAGGCTCAGGACAGCGGAGAACTTGTTGAGGTCAGATCTATCTGATCTTCTCATTTCTTCTTTTTATGCCCTTAATTTTGGTTTTTTATATTCTCTTCTTATTTTTCATATTTGCTCTACTTTTCCATATTTCTCGGTCAATAAGGAGTTGCCAATTCTTTCCTTTTTCAATTTGCACTTTGTGCAACTTCCTCTATTTCCTACAGCATTGTAAAAAAATTTATATACTGTTGGGGTGTGATTTCATAGTAGAAATTTTATGGGGGTTATGGTTCAGTTGAGTAAATCGCATCAGTTAGAGCCCGAAATAAGGGACGACTTGCAGGGGAGGATCGAGGTTTTTGACCAGAGCATCAGAAGTTTTGAAAAACGGCTGAGAGCAGTTGAGCGCCGCTTATCCCTTGAAGCTCCTCACACTTTGCAGGCCGGAAAGTTTTTTTCAGGGATGTCCCCTGATTCTTTTCAGGAGGCAAATCCCGCAAATCTTGCTGCAGGGTCTTCGGTTTCTCCACAGGGACTTTCCGTTTCTCCTGAAGCTTCTTTTCCTTCCTCGTGGAATTCTCCGCTTTCAGACTCCGTTTCCTCGCTAACTGAAGATGATATTTCAACTTTTGCCTTCAGCGCGGTGCTCCCCTCTTCAGGAGTCTCAAATATTTCCTCGATTTTCCTTGATAGTTCTTCGGAAGTTTCAGGGATCAGTTACAGGGTAAAGGATCTGAGTGCTCTTTTTACCAGTCTTTCAGAAAGTCTTAATTCTCTACAGGCTGCTATCTCCGAACTGTCCGACTTTGTGCATAGCAACCTTGAGCCAGAGGTCGAAAAACTTGATAATGAAATAAAAGGCATTCAGGTCCGGGAAAATGCATCAGGCGAACATATGCGGAATTTTGAGTCCCGGATTGAAGCCATTGAAAACCGGGACAGGTTTACCCTGGGATCGATAAAAGTCCCTGTAGAAATCTCGGGAATCGCCGGTTCTTCCGTCCTTTTTCTGACAGGGCTGCTTATCTGGTCAGGCCGCTGGGATATAATAAGGTCTCCTTACTTCTCAATAGGGCTTGCAGTAATTCTGGCAGGAGCTGTGCTTTTGAAATTTTATACGGTTAACCGGAAGCAAAAATCGTTAACTAACTGATTAAGGAAATGTGTGGTTAATATACTGGAGTAAAATAGATTGCAATAAACCAGAATATTTTTCCTATATTTCCGGGCCCCTTATTTTCAACAATCGGAAAGTCTTTTCATGAGGGCTGAGGAGCAGGATCTTGGATTTCTTGTAGCTGTACTTTCCTCTTTTCCCGAAAGAAAGGAAGTAATTTCACAGTCCACACCTAAGAAATTTCACCATCCATGCCTAAAAAACCGGCATGTTTCAGCGGAGGTTTCATGATGTTTTTCGGACTGTGGTTTATAGTTAAGGTTTATAGTTAAAATAGTATTTTGCAGTGCTTCTCTTCACAATTCAAAAAGCATCGGTGTTTGGCATCCAGATTTATTATGAAACTTAATGCCTCTTTACCTTTAGAAAATATTCCTCGCTAAAATCTCTATACCCTGTTCTCATTACTTTTACTGCAACGTATCCTTCGGACTTTCCGGTAGGTAGCTCCGGATTTAGAACCTTTATTATTACATTTCCATTGGAATCCGTAATGCCTGAATATGCTTTCTTTCTGTCCGGACTCCAGACAATTACGTTTGCTTCTCCAATTCCGCGGTTTTCCCTGTCAAACACGCTTATTTGCAGGCTGAAGTTGGAATCCTCTCCTGATGAGGGTAAAACTGTGCTTATGTTTGTTATTGCATACATGGGCTCATCAGGGGCCGGAGCAGCCGTAAGGGCTGAGAGAATCGCATAAAACCCGACAAAACCAACGATCGAAAGAACTACAATCCTTATTGGAAGTCCTACAGTTCCTGCTTCATTTTCTTTCAAGTTTTCAGGCAGCATATGCGACTTCTCTCCAGCTCTGCATTATCGAGTTTTGATGATCATAATTGCATCTTTTTTCTCGTAGTCGTAGAAGCCGTCTGCAATGATTTTCAGGTCCATCGTCCCGTCGTTCTGGTTCGGGTCAAGTCGGACCAGTGCATTTGTGGGCGTAGTCAGCACAGTTACTCCGTTAATGTCTGTTGTGTTTGAGGCTGCCCCGCCGAGGCCGCTGAGGACAACATTTGCATCTCGCACCGGGTTCCCGTCGTTATCTGTTACCTTTATCAATGCTGATACAGCGAATGGGTTTTCTGCAACAGCAGCACTTACTATTATTGAGTTCCCCTGCTGAATGCTTCCTCCGCCTAGTGCCGTCCCTTCAACAAAGACTGACATTTCCTTCGTAGGAGTCGGTATTATTGTAATAAGCGCTGCAAGGGCCACCATCCCAACAACGAGCATGACGACAATATTTATCGGTAATTCCATAGCTTTCTCATCATTTCTGAGTAACTGCAATCCCTTTATGTTTTACCCCCCTCGTTAAAACTCTGTAAAATTTCTTCGTTATCGACCAACATTCTATAAATATTCAATCATTCTATTTATAACTTCTCAATATTTTGTCCAATTAGACCATTAATAGTCTGATCGTTGTATAATTTTCAAAAAAATCTATACTTTTATATACTACTTTTACTATACGCTCCTTACTATCGTATAACCAGCCTTATTAACTGCTAAGAAGGGGAAACAGTTAGTTGACTCAAGAATGTTCTGATGAGCCAAGTGAATCGGACCATAGACGAAATTTTTTATGTCTTTTCGGACTGCATGACTGGAAACGAAAAAGCGGAGCGCTCTGCTGTATGCCAACAGTACGCGAAAAACGTTACGAATGTGTACGCTGTGGCAAGTACAAGGTGATTTTTGAGCAGGAGAAAAGACC containing:
- a CDS encoding carboxypeptidase regulatory-like domain-containing protein produces the protein MSVFVEGTALGGGSIQQGNSIIVSAAVAENPFAVSALIKVTDNDGNPVRDANVVLSGLGGAASNTTDINGVTVLTTPTNALVRLDPNQNDGTMDLKIIADGFYDYEKKDAIMIIKTR
- a CDS encoding PINc/VapC family ATPase — protein: MADEKRTWRIVPDTSVIIDGRLSSRVRSGEFRGVEVVVPEAVVSELEAQANRGREIGFKGLEELSELRKFSDRGEIHLQFSGVQPTLEEIKLSKEGRVDALIRRTALEVGGLFVSEDRVQSTIARAKGLEVEYIPPKVMDPSEFGPLKVDHFFTDDTMSVHLKNGVSPMAKKGPVGNVHYVRIRDEPVSSQELSSISKELIERARLDPESFIEMSSSGATVLQIRNMRVAIAHPPFSDDMEITVVRPTVVVDLEHYRLNDKLKERMVSQRGILIAGPPGAGKSTFAAGVARYLNDHGQVVKTMESPRDLQVPPEITQYSPLNGKMEDTADLLLLVRPDYTIYDEVRKTGDFLIFADMRLAGVGMIGVVHATRAVDAIQRLIGRVELGVIPQVVDTVIFIDKGEVAKVLVLAFTVKVPHGMTEQDLARPVITIADFETGKVDYEIYTYGEQVVVMPIGSPRESRKPAWKLAEEEIRNVIGRYATGPVEVEVTSDDSAIVKVYHEDMRKVIGKGGNVIDRIENILGLHIDVREIEAEAPGRAKGSKRGAGLKTFPGKARESVPDKGISVSPVHPLIERTKKHLILGVPELAGKDVEIFIEDEYLFSATVSRHGDVKLRMNSDLASEIMEAQDSGELVEVRSI